The Alteromonas mediterranea DE genome contains the following window.
TCAAAGATTGCGTTTTGTGGTATTACCCACATAAAGTAGGGGTAATTAGCTGGAATATGTATAGGACATTGTGAAGACACCGCTTATCACTCGAAAAGGCTACCTTAAGCTGAAACAAGAGCTGGACTTCTTGTGGCGTGAAGAACGACCAGAGATTACTCGCAAAGTAACCTGGGCTGCCAGCCTAGGCGATAGAAGTGAGAATGCCGACTACCAATACAACAAAAAGAAGCTGCGTGAAATTGACCGCCGCGTTCGCTACCTACGCAAGTGCTTAGAAAACCTTAAAGTTGTGGATTACGACCCACAGCAAGAAGGAAAAGTTTTTTTTGGCGCCTGGGTTGAAATTGAGAACGAGGCAGGAAAAGTAATGGAGCTGCGCTTGGTAGGCTATGATGAAATTTTTGGCCGCAGGGACTACATTTCTATCGACTCTCCTATGGCGAGAGCATTGATTGGCAAAGAAGAAGACGATGAGTTTGTTGTGAAGACCGAAACGGGCACCAAAGAATGGTGGATAAACCGAATTTGGTACGATGCCACAGACAAACTATAACCAGAGATAGGCGCCATTAGATTACCCTTTAGAACCCAATGATCAGACGACTTCCCCTACACCGCGGTGATATACTCACCGCTTCTGTTTTCACTACCGACGCTGTGTACGTAAGCCTTTCGCACACCGTTTATTCGCTATTGCCTAACGCGAATTTTTAGTATCTTAGAGCGACTTATGATTATCAATAAAATTGCAGATGAACTTAGCGTTCAACCTTCGCAAGTAACTGCCGCCGTAAAACTTCTCGATGATGGAGCTACCGTTCCTTTTATCGCCCGTTACCGAAAAGAAGTCACCCAAGGACTTGATGATACGCAGCTGCGAACGCTAGATCAGCGCTTAACCTACCTGCGTGAGTTAGAAGAGCGCCGCGACGTTATTCTTAAATCAATAGAAGAACAAGGCAAGCTGACTGACGAGCTAAAAAGCAGTATCAGTAGTGCTGACAGTAAAACCACCCTTGAAGATTTATATTTACCCTATAAACCTCGCAGGCGCACTAAGGGCCAAATTGCTATTGAAGCGGGACTAGAGCCACTTGCTGACGCCTTATTCAATAACCCAGACACAGACGCTGAAAGTGAAGCGCAAAAGTACGTTAATGCAGAAAATAGCATTGCTGATACTAAGCTAGCGTTAGAAGGCGCCCGCTATATTTTAA
Protein-coding sequences here:
- the greB gene encoding transcription elongation factor GreB, which gives rise to MKTPLITRKGYLKLKQELDFLWREERPEITRKVTWAASLGDRSENADYQYNKKKLREIDRRVRYLRKCLENLKVVDYDPQQEGKVFFGAWVEIENEAGKVMELRLVGYDEIFGRRDYISIDSPMARALIGKEEDDEFVVKTETGTKEWWINRIWYDATDKL